One genomic region from Fictibacillus marinisediminis encodes:
- the paaD gene encoding 1,2-phenylacetyl-CoA epoxidase subunit PaaD — translation MVIQSMNLKEKVISALKDVKDPEIASVSILDLGMIEDVEEREGSVLIKALPTFVGCPALHIIERDVKQAACAVEGVKEVHVEFVYTPAWTTDRITEEGKERLKEFGIAPPPANHVMGEPWCIDCPYCGSSYVTMENIFGPTACRSILYCKSCKNPFEAMKPVADMN, via the coding sequence ATGGTTATACAATCTATGAATCTCAAAGAAAAAGTGATCTCAGCCCTCAAGGATGTAAAAGACCCGGAGATTGCTTCTGTAAGCATCCTGGACCTGGGGATGATTGAAGATGTTGAGGAAAGAGAAGGCTCTGTACTCATCAAAGCGCTGCCTACGTTCGTTGGCTGTCCGGCCCTTCATATCATTGAAAGAGATGTTAAACAGGCTGCCTGTGCTGTAGAAGGTGTGAAGGAAGTTCATGTGGAGTTTGTCTACACGCCGGCTTGGACAACAGACCGGATTACTGAAGAAGGCAAAGAGAGATTAAAAGAGTTTGGGATTGCGCCTCCGCCGGCAAATCATGTGATGGGGGAACCGTGGTGCATCGATTGTCCGTATTGCGGCTCCTCATATGTAACCATGGAGAATATCTTCGGCCCAACGGCATGCCGCAGTATCCTATATTGCAAGTCTTGTAAAAACCCCTTTGAAGCGATGAAGCCTGTAGCAGACATGAACTGA
- a CDS encoding phenylacetate--CoA ligase family protein: MFDREIECMERGGKQELQLSRLKETAGKVYERVPFYRKAFVEKGIAPEDIHTLEDIKKLPFTVKKDLRDHYPFGLFAVDTKELTRVHASSGTSGKPTVVGYTAKDIENWSAMVARCIAIGGGEPGKFLHNAYGYGLFTGGLGLHFGSERLGMVTVPVSGGNTERQILLIEDFKPEVICGTPSYILTIAEKMEKIGKDPRATSLKYGIFGAEPWSEEMRTALEEKLNIKAMDIYGLSEVMGPGVAMECHEAQDGLHIMDDHFFVEVIDPDTLEPVPEGETGELVFTSLTKEAFPVIRYRTGDIASLRTGKCVCGRTSVRMSRVKGRIDDMLIIRGVNVFPSEIEDCLLKAEDLVPHYQLHVHADGFKENVQLHVEITEACFTRMEQNLDHVELELLKDRIKHAVKSSCLVNLDIHLLPPGSIPRSEGKAVRVVRHKTAQLGV; the protein is encoded by the coding sequence ATCTTTGATCGGGAAATCGAATGCATGGAACGAGGGGGAAAGCAGGAACTTCAGTTATCAAGACTTAAGGAAACAGCTGGGAAGGTATATGAGAGAGTCCCTTTTTACCGAAAAGCATTTGTGGAAAAAGGGATAGCGCCTGAGGATATTCATACGCTGGAAGATATAAAAAAATTGCCGTTCACCGTAAAAAAGGATCTAAGGGATCATTACCCCTTTGGCCTTTTTGCGGTGGATACAAAAGAGCTGACACGCGTTCATGCTTCTTCGGGTACGAGCGGGAAGCCTACCGTCGTTGGATATACGGCAAAAGATATTGAAAACTGGAGCGCAATGGTGGCACGGTGTATCGCGATCGGCGGAGGTGAGCCTGGAAAATTCCTTCATAACGCATACGGTTACGGCCTCTTTACAGGAGGACTTGGCCTTCATTTCGGCTCAGAACGCCTGGGGATGGTGACTGTACCGGTGTCTGGAGGCAACACGGAACGCCAAATCCTGCTCATTGAAGACTTTAAGCCAGAGGTGATCTGCGGAACTCCGTCCTATATCCTGACTATTGCAGAAAAGATGGAGAAAATAGGCAAGGATCCTCGCGCTACTTCCTTAAAATACGGCATATTTGGTGCAGAGCCTTGGTCAGAGGAGATGAGGACTGCTCTAGAAGAAAAGCTGAATATTAAAGCGATGGACATCTATGGACTCAGTGAAGTGATGGGGCCGGGGGTAGCCATGGAGTGCCATGAAGCACAGGACGGACTTCACATCATGGATGACCACTTTTTTGTTGAAGTGATCGACCCTGACACACTTGAACCAGTTCCTGAGGGGGAAACGGGCGAGCTTGTGTTTACTAGTTTAACGAAAGAAGCCTTCCCTGTCATAAGGTACCGCACAGGCGATATCGCTTCGCTTCGTACGGGAAAATGCGTCTGTGGACGCACTTCCGTCAGGATGTCACGTGTTAAAGGCCGGATTGATGATATGCTCATTATCCGCGGTGTCAACGTTTTTCCATCCGAAATTGAGGACTGTCTTCTGAAAGCTGAGGATCTTGTTCCTCATTATCAGCTCCACGTTCATGCAGACGGTTTTAAAGAGAATGTTCAGCTTCACGTAGAGATTACAGAAGCTTGTTTCACACGCATGGAACAAAACCTTGACCATGTGGAATTGGAATTGCTCAAAGACCGAATCAAGCATGCGGTTAAAAGCAGCTGTCTTGTAAATCTGGATATCCATCTGCTTCCACCGGGCTCCATTCCAAGGTCTGAAGGGAAGGCAGTTCGGGTGGTCAGGCATAAAACCGCTCAATTAGGTGTATAG
- the paaA gene encoding 1,2-phenylacetyl-CoA epoxidase subunit PaaA, giving the protein MDRINRGEKIEADDWMPDDYRTNLIRLISMHGISEIMGALPEKEWVPKAPSLHRKLAIMAKVQDEMGHGQLLLRVAEDLMAPHGKTREDIMQDLFSGRLKFHNVFHMEAPTWGDAGMIAWLVDGAAIISQSMMLDSSYGPYARALKRICAEEVFHAQHGESIILALAEGTPEQRALLQDSLNRWWTSLIMFFGPKSAKETGNSNADKNIMYKIRTKTNEDLRQEFFTKYIPRVWALGLTIPDETIHFDEVTQMWVYQDVDWNEFKQIVSGNGPRSQERLDLRRSSYDNNGWVREALAAQKAI; this is encoded by the coding sequence ATGGATCGAATCAACCGCGGTGAAAAGATAGAAGCCGATGATTGGATGCCGGATGATTATAGAACAAATCTCATTCGTCTCATTTCTATGCATGGCATTTCGGAAATTATGGGAGCGCTTCCAGAAAAGGAGTGGGTCCCAAAAGCGCCATCCCTTCACCGTAAATTAGCGATTATGGCGAAAGTGCAGGATGAAATGGGGCACGGCCAGCTCTTATTGCGTGTTGCGGAGGATCTCATGGCTCCTCACGGGAAAACAAGAGAAGACATCATGCAGGATCTGTTCTCCGGCCGTCTGAAATTTCACAACGTCTTTCATATGGAGGCACCGACTTGGGGCGATGCCGGAATGATCGCCTGGCTAGTGGACGGAGCAGCCATCATCTCGCAGAGCATGATGCTCGATTCATCATACGGGCCATACGCAAGAGCGTTAAAGCGTATTTGTGCAGAAGAAGTTTTCCATGCTCAGCATGGCGAGAGCATTATTTTAGCCCTTGCTGAAGGTACACCTGAACAGCGAGCATTGCTGCAGGATTCCCTTAACCGCTGGTGGACGTCACTGATTATGTTCTTTGGTCCGAAGTCAGCAAAAGAAACGGGCAATTCGAACGCCGATAAGAACATCATGTATAAAATCCGTACGAAAACGAATGAAGATCTTCGCCAGGAGTTCTTCACCAAATATATTCCGCGCGTCTGGGCGCTCGGCCTTACCATTCCAGATGAAACGATCCATTTTGATGAAGTGACACAAATGTGGGTGTATCAGGATGTCGACTGGAATGAATTTAAACAGATTGTTTCAGGAAATGGGCCGCGTTCACAGGAACGATTGGATTTGAGAAGAAGTTCATATGACAACAACGGCTGGGTTCGGGAGGCACTTGCCGCCCAAAAGGCGATCTAA
- a CDS encoding carbohydrate ABC transporter permease → MLVAPSLILILLIAVWPVLQSFYYSLFDLRLNNPTKSEVNLSYHIDLEKYLNSYPFLISTLEDEAGKAKGSTADTLNGLIKELKDVDTGIQSDAAVKKKYEQVDDKLTNMEPVSEELSSVKVDKADAMKLDKTLHKVSTQVKDLKGLKSEEDALGLSSSLNEAVIKPNFIGFDHYKSNLTDKRMWMAIWNTSAFTIISVFIELVLGLAIAVLINKAFFGRGLVRATILIPWAIPTAVSAKMWQFLYDGQNGIVAKIFEKIGLVDNATDLLTSNIGAMFSIIFTDVWKTTPYMALLLLAGLQTISSSLYEAASIDGATKWKQFTTITLPLLKSSILVALLFRTLDAFRVFDLVYVLTGGGPANSTETISILAYKRMFEQTNFGDGSALSVIVFVCVAVISMIFIKFLGRDLLNDK, encoded by the coding sequence ATGCTTGTTGCCCCATCTTTGATTTTAATTCTACTTATCGCAGTATGGCCCGTACTTCAATCGTTTTATTACAGCCTGTTTGACCTCAGATTAAATAACCCGACAAAATCCGAAGTAAACTTGAGTTACCATATTGACCTTGAAAAGTATTTAAACAGTTACCCTTTTCTGATCAGTACACTCGAAGACGAGGCAGGGAAAGCAAAGGGGTCAACGGCTGACACGCTAAATGGATTGATTAAAGAGCTAAAAGATGTTGATACAGGCATACAAAGTGATGCTGCTGTTAAGAAAAAATATGAGCAAGTCGATGACAAACTGACGAACATGGAGCCGGTAAGTGAAGAGCTAAGCTCGGTAAAGGTTGATAAAGCTGATGCAATGAAGCTTGATAAGACGCTTCATAAAGTATCCACACAAGTAAAGGACCTTAAGGGGCTTAAGAGTGAAGAGGATGCTCTCGGCTTGTCTTCTTCCCTGAACGAAGCGGTAATTAAGCCTAACTTTATCGGATTTGACCATTACAAGAGCAATCTGACGGATAAGCGGATGTGGATGGCGATTTGGAATACAAGCGCGTTTACCATCATTTCCGTTTTTATAGAACTGGTACTTGGACTTGCGATTGCTGTATTGATCAATAAAGCTTTCTTTGGAAGAGGTCTGGTCAGGGCGACGATCCTCATTCCTTGGGCGATTCCAACCGCCGTTTCTGCGAAAATGTGGCAGTTCTTATATGATGGCCAGAATGGGATCGTCGCTAAGATTTTTGAGAAAATCGGACTCGTTGATAATGCGACGGATCTCCTGACAAGCAATATCGGAGCCATGTTTTCTATTATTTTTACGGATGTCTGGAAAACGACTCCATATATGGCGTTATTGCTCTTAGCCGGCCTGCAGACAATCTCATCTTCACTCTACGAGGCCGCGTCCATTGATGGAGCGACCAAATGGAAGCAGTTCACGACCATTACACTGCCTTTGTTAAAATCCAGTATTCTGGTAGCCTTGCTGTTCAGAACACTCGATGCTTTCCGGGTATTTGACCTTGTCTATGTACTGACAGGCGGAGGTCCTGCCAACTCAACGGAAACAATATCGATCCTGGCGTACAAAAGGATGTTCGAACAGACCAATTTCGGGGACGGTTCAGCACTGTCGGTTATCGTCTTTGTCTGTGTTGCCGTCATTTCCATGATTTTCATCAAGTTTCTTGGCCGTGACCTGTTAAACGACAAGTAG
- the paaB gene encoding 1,2-phenylacetyl-CoA epoxidase subunit PaaB, with protein MSEQGNHFYNVYEVFSKKTDKAPFQHQFSLLAPNADMALVMAKENFFRRETVADIWVVKRENIRGLTQSEREMLKRLDKDYRETKGYGYLKKKWRDYNQEQFTEQHIMGGREESR; from the coding sequence ATGAGCGAACAAGGAAACCATTTTTATAACGTGTATGAAGTGTTCAGCAAGAAGACAGATAAAGCTCCTTTTCAGCATCAGTTCAGCCTGCTTGCGCCGAACGCAGATATGGCTCTTGTCATGGCAAAGGAAAATTTCTTCCGCAGAGAGACAGTGGCTGACATTTGGGTCGTCAAACGGGAGAACATCCGCGGCTTAACCCAGAGTGAAAGGGAAATGCTGAAAAGACTGGATAAAGACTATAGAGAAACTAAAGGATATGGTTACCTGAAGAAAAAATGGCGTGACTACAATCAGGAGCAGTTTACAGAACAGCACATTATGGGCGGAAGGGAAGAGAGCCGATGA
- a CDS encoding LacI family DNA-binding transcriptional regulator: MATIQDVAKLAGLSRTTVSRVINQHPYVTDEKKRLVMNAMEELNYVPNSSARRLRKQQTETIAVYVPRITNPFFSQMVEVMGNYASDKGYQLILCQTSYSRNQEINYLELLKTKQVDGLILTSIENEWSDIEPYMNFGPIMLCNEYNDEADVPTVYLNQVEGGYIGTRHLIEQGHTKIGYCSGDNTASRVASDRYKGYKKALAEAGLPVNDEWFLTSAYSIEDGKRIFQTIASMQNPPTAVFTGSDEVAAGIWKEAVNHQWRVPDDLAIIGFDDQPIADLIGLTTIEQPIEEIAKRAMEQMIQTIEKKLPSKKKEIQLDFKLVKRRST; encoded by the coding sequence ATGGCGACTATTCAAGATGTAGCAAAGCTGGCCGGATTATCGAGAACAACAGTCTCCAGAGTAATCAATCAGCATCCATATGTTACGGATGAAAAGAAAAGACTCGTTATGAATGCGATGGAAGAGTTAAATTATGTACCTAATTCTTCTGCACGCCGGCTAAGAAAGCAGCAGACTGAAACCATTGCCGTTTATGTCCCAAGGATCACAAATCCCTTCTTCAGCCAAATGGTTGAGGTCATGGGAAACTATGCGTCCGATAAAGGATACCAGCTTATTCTCTGCCAGACGAGCTACAGCCGCAATCAGGAGATCAATTATCTTGAATTACTGAAAACGAAGCAAGTAGACGGGTTGATCCTCACGTCCATCGAGAATGAATGGAGTGACATTGAACCGTATATGAACTTTGGGCCGATCATGTTATGCAATGAATACAATGATGAAGCCGATGTACCAACCGTTTATTTAAATCAGGTTGAAGGCGGTTACATAGGGACGCGGCATCTCATCGAGCAAGGCCATACGAAAATTGGATATTGCTCGGGGGACAACACCGCATCGCGCGTAGCTTCTGACCGGTACAAAGGCTATAAGAAGGCATTGGCTGAGGCAGGGCTTCCTGTCAACGATGAGTGGTTCCTGACAAGTGCATACAGCATCGAGGATGGAAAGCGGATTTTTCAAACTATCGCAAGCATGCAGAACCCTCCTACGGCAGTGTTTACCGGAAGTGATGAAGTAGCAGCAGGAATCTGGAAGGAAGCGGTCAATCATCAATGGCGAGTACCGGATGATTTAGCCATCATAGGTTTCGATGACCAGCCAATTGCAGATTTGATCGGTTTGACGACGATTGAGCAGCCGATAGAGGAAATTGCAAAGCGGGCAATGGAACAAATGATTCAAACGATAGAAAAGAAACTGCCAAGCAAGAAAAAGGAAATACAGCTTGATTTTAAACTGGTTAAACGGCGGTCTACCTGA
- a CDS encoding MBL fold metallo-hydrolase, whose amino-acid sequence MKLTVIGYWGGYPGKGEATSGYLLQHEGFNLLIDCGSGVLSSLQNYIGVEELNAVILSHYHHDHVADIGVLQYGRLVQSFLQKSIPTLPVYGHTKDQKGFQSLTYRSATAGKAYFPEQLLQIGPFHISFMETKHPAPCYAMRITDGSKTFVYTADSAYLSDFVHFSKGADLLISECNFYSDQDGGGPGHMNSHDAANIAAKADIPHLLLTHLPHFGDHNQLIEQASERFSGKVETASAGWMWEG is encoded by the coding sequence GTGAAGCTAACAGTAATTGGGTATTGGGGCGGCTATCCGGGAAAAGGAGAAGCTACTTCGGGTTATCTTCTGCAGCATGAGGGCTTTAATCTGCTGATTGACTGCGGGAGCGGTGTTTTGTCCAGCCTGCAGAACTATATAGGGGTTGAGGAATTGAATGCTGTGATCCTGTCGCACTATCATCATGACCATGTGGCAGATATTGGCGTCCTTCAGTATGGCCGGCTCGTTCAATCCTTTTTGCAGAAAAGTATTCCAACACTGCCGGTTTATGGCCATACAAAAGATCAAAAGGGTTTCCAGAGCTTAACGTACCGTTCAGCTACTGCGGGTAAAGCCTACTTCCCGGAACAGCTGCTCCAGATCGGTCCGTTTCATATCTCCTTTATGGAGACAAAGCATCCGGCACCATGCTATGCGATGAGAATTACAGATGGAAGCAAAACCTTCGTATATACAGCAGATTCTGCTTATCTCTCTGACTTTGTTCACTTTAGCAAAGGTGCAGATCTGCTTATTTCAGAATGCAATTTCTACAGTGATCAAGATGGAGGCGGCCCTGGACATATGAACTCTCATGATGCTGCAAACATTGCAGCCAAAGCGGATATTCCTCATCTGTTACTCACGCATCTTCCGCATTTCGGTGACCATAACCAGCTAATCGAACAAGCGTCAGAGAGGTTTAGCGGCAAAGTGGAAACCGCATCTGCCGGGTGGATGTGGGAAGGATAA
- a CDS encoding carbohydrate ABC transporter permease: MNKKAGPLFYIFLAIFVFLVMFPFLWMLLSSIKPVSELFGDKAFHPFTDHPTFKNYVSVFTNYPFLKYLWNSFVVSGVTTVYTVLIASFTAYAIARLQFKGKTVILGLVLSVSMFPQIATISPIYILLKNIGLTNSYLGLIIPYTTVTLPLSIWILVTFFRKIPFDLEEAAKMDGATLMQTYWKVILPLAVPGIFTTAILVFIAAWNEFLFALTINTDDKLKTVPVGIAMFEGQFTVPWGDITAATVIVTVPLVIMVLLFQRRIVSGLTSGAVKE; this comes from the coding sequence GTGAATAAAAAAGCAGGACCGCTGTTTTATATCTTTCTTGCAATCTTTGTGTTTCTCGTCATGTTCCCGTTCTTATGGATGCTGTTAAGCTCGATTAAGCCAGTTTCAGAGCTGTTTGGGGATAAGGCGTTCCATCCGTTTACAGACCATCCTACTTTTAAAAACTATGTGTCTGTATTCACTAACTATCCGTTTCTTAAATACTTATGGAACAGCTTCGTTGTTTCGGGTGTTACGACGGTATATACAGTTTTAATCGCATCATTCACAGCTTACGCGATCGCGAGGCTTCAGTTTAAAGGGAAGACAGTTATTTTGGGGCTGGTGCTCTCGGTATCCATGTTCCCCCAGATCGCTACCATTTCACCGATCTACATTCTATTGAAGAATATCGGATTGACCAACAGCTACTTAGGTTTGATCATTCCCTATACAACGGTTACGCTTCCGCTGTCGATCTGGATTCTGGTTACCTTCTTCCGCAAGATCCCGTTTGATCTGGAGGAAGCAGCAAAGATGGATGGAGCAACCTTGATGCAGACGTACTGGAAAGTTATACTGCCGCTTGCTGTGCCGGGAATCTTTACAACAGCGATTCTCGTATTTATCGCAGCATGGAATGAATTCCTGTTCGCCTTAACCATCAACACCGATGATAAATTAAAAACAGTTCCAGTCGGGATTGCGATGTTTGAAGGGCAGTTCACCGTACCTTGGGGCGATATCACAGCAGCAACGGTTATTGTTACTGTTCCGCTCGTTATCATGGTTCTGTTGTTCCAGCGCAGAATTGTTTCCGGCCTTACATCAGGAGCCGTAAAAGAATAG
- a CDS encoding lipoate--protein ligase, with protein MLFIDNRNITDPRVNLAIEEYALKNLDINETYLLFYINEPSIIIGKNQNTVEEINADYVREHGIHVVRRLSGGGAVYHDTGNLNFSFITKDDGNSFHDFKKFTDPVVKALNKLGLNAELSGRNDILVDGKKISGNAMFTTRGRMFSHGTLMFDSEIENVVSALNVKLDKIQSKGIKSIRSRVTNIKEHMNKEMTMEEFKQILLAYLFEEFEEIPRYELTEKDWEQINKLSEERYRNWDWNYGNSPKSNVELSNRFAGGSVDVKLQIEKGIMRECKIYGDFFGVGDVRDIEERLIGTRYDRGDIEKALEDADMSHYFGNVTREEFLDLLY; from the coding sequence ATGCTGTTTATTGATAACCGTAATATTACGGATCCCAGAGTAAACCTTGCCATTGAGGAATACGCTTTAAAAAACCTGGATATTAACGAAACGTATCTTTTATTTTATATTAATGAACCTTCTATTATTATCGGGAAGAACCAGAATACGGTAGAGGAGATCAATGCTGATTATGTTCGGGAGCACGGAATCCATGTCGTCCGCCGACTATCAGGCGGGGGAGCGGTCTACCATGATACCGGCAACCTGAACTTCAGCTTCATTACGAAAGATGATGGCAATTCTTTTCATGATTTTAAAAAGTTTACCGATCCTGTCGTCAAGGCACTGAATAAACTGGGTCTTAATGCGGAGCTTAGCGGAAGAAATGATATTCTCGTTGACGGGAAGAAAATTTCAGGAAACGCTATGTTTACTACCCGAGGCAGAATGTTTAGCCACGGTACACTTATGTTTGATTCTGAAATTGAAAATGTTGTCTCTGCTCTTAATGTAAAATTAGATAAGATTCAATCGAAAGGCATCAAGTCGATTCGCAGTAGGGTTACGAATATTAAAGAGCATATGAATAAAGAAATGACGATGGAGGAATTCAAGCAGATTCTACTTGCGTACTTGTTCGAAGAATTTGAGGAAATCCCGCGCTATGAACTGACCGAGAAAGATTGGGAACAAATTAATAAGTTATCAGAAGAAAGATACCGCAATTGGGATTGGAACTATGGTAACTCTCCGAAATCCAACGTGGAGCTTTCCAACCGTTTTGCTGGTGGTTCAGTAGATGTGAAACTTCAAATTGAGAAAGGCATCATGCGTGAATGTAAAATTTACGGTGATTTCTTTGGAGTAGGCGATGTACGTGACATCGAAGAGCGGCTGATCGGCACCCGCTATGACAGAGGAGACATTGAAAAAGCGCTTGAAGATGCAGACATGAGCCATTATTTTGGAAATGTAACGAGAGAAGAATTTTTGGACTTGCTCTATTAA
- a CDS encoding ABC transporter substrate-binding protein has product MNIKKISKVITTSLALSLVLSACSDNKASTDEKSKDSGSKGKKVELIYARGKDDTHATQKMVAAFEKKYPNIDVKFREMPADTGKQHNAYVTAFNAKSDEIDVFDMDVVWPAEFAQAGYVMPLDRFIQKDGVKLDEYNEGALSASKFKGKQWALPKFIDAGMLFYRTDLVKSPPKTWDDLLKQAKADKGKGGTKFGYLMQAKQYEGLVCNAVEFIASYGGEIINDKGEVVVDSPQAVKGIKKLVEVATSDVVPKNVTTFAEPESHTAFINGQSAFIRNWPYQYALANDKSQSKIVGKIGVAPLPAGDKGPAAALGGWQAGINKNTDVPKEAWLFLKFMAGEEGQKLDAINGGHAPTLNKLFDDPDVQKANPYFKEEGFVNALKSAVSRPVAPNYTEISDIIQIQISKAIAKEITPEQAAKNMQKEISAKLEK; this is encoded by the coding sequence ATGAACATCAAAAAAATCTCAAAGGTCATTACAACATCACTTGCTCTTTCACTCGTTTTGTCCGCGTGCAGTGACAACAAAGCGAGCACAGACGAAAAGTCAAAGGATTCTGGAAGCAAGGGTAAAAAAGTCGAGTTGATTTATGCCCGCGGTAAAGATGACACACATGCTACGCAAAAGATGGTAGCAGCGTTCGAGAAGAAGTACCCGAACATCGATGTTAAATTCCGTGAGATGCCTGCTGACACAGGAAAGCAGCATAATGCTTACGTAACAGCGTTCAACGCCAAATCAGATGAGATCGATGTCTTTGATATGGATGTTGTGTGGCCGGCAGAGTTTGCACAGGCGGGCTACGTTATGCCGCTGGACCGTTTCATCCAAAAAGACGGTGTAAAGCTGGACGAGTATAACGAAGGTGCATTGAGCGCTTCGAAATTTAAAGGAAAACAATGGGCACTTCCAAAGTTCATCGATGCCGGTATGCTTTTCTATCGTACAGACCTTGTAAAATCACCGCCGAAAACGTGGGATGATCTTTTAAAACAGGCAAAAGCAGATAAAGGAAAAGGCGGTACGAAGTTCGGATACTTGATGCAGGCAAAGCAATATGAAGGACTTGTATGTAACGCGGTTGAATTTATCGCTTCTTACGGCGGAGAGATTATCAATGACAAAGGAGAAGTTGTCGTAGATTCTCCACAAGCTGTAAAAGGGATCAAAAAACTTGTAGAAGTTGCTACTTCTGATGTTGTACCTAAAAACGTAACGACATTCGCAGAGCCTGAGTCTCATACAGCATTCATTAACGGACAATCTGCGTTCATCCGCAACTGGCCGTATCAATATGCTCTTGCTAATGATAAGTCACAATCTAAAATTGTAGGCAAAATTGGCGTAGCACCGCTTCCAGCTGGTGACAAAGGACCTGCTGCTGCACTTGGCGGATGGCAAGCGGGTATCAACAAGAATACTGATGTACCGAAAGAAGCTTGGTTATTCCTTAAATTTATGGCGGGTGAAGAAGGACAGAAGCTTGATGCGATCAATGGCGGACATGCTCCAACGCTCAACAAATTGTTCGACGATCCAGATGTTCAAAAAGCAAATCCTTACTTTAAAGAAGAAGGATTCGTAAACGCTCTTAAATCAGCGGTATCCCGTCCGGTAGCACCGAACTACACTGAAATCTCAGATATCATCCAAATCCAGATTTCCAAAGCGATCGCTAAAGAAATCACACCGGAACAAGCAGCTAAAAACATGCAAAAAGAAATCTCTGCAAAGCTTGAAAAGTAA
- the paaC gene encoding 1,2-phenylacetyl-CoA epoxidase subunit PaaC, producing the protein MTGETLNQQEKTALKELIYQLADDDFILAYRGSEWLGLAPHIEEDVAFSSINQDMMGHASMYYHLLEDLGEGEADRIAHLRKPEEFRNAILLERVNGSGTYLDKPDYDWAFAVVRNYFYAVHKHIRLESLRMSSYEPLANAAKKIMTEQYYHLMHWDIWFKQLLMSTEDAKHRMLSAVDRVWRDFGGVLTLGPFYGEIVKAGLIEDEPLLKKRWLNRIEKVFSETGITVPGEPLIESGNGRKGEHTPDLAEALSTLSEVYATNPASGW; encoded by the coding sequence ATGACCGGAGAAACATTAAACCAACAAGAAAAAACAGCGCTCAAGGAATTGATCTATCAGCTGGCAGATGATGACTTTATCCTGGCTTACAGAGGATCGGAATGGCTTGGACTCGCTCCCCATATCGAAGAAGACGTTGCGTTTTCTTCCATCAATCAGGACATGATGGGGCATGCATCAATGTACTACCACCTTTTGGAGGATCTTGGTGAAGGAGAAGCGGACCGCATTGCGCATCTCAGAAAACCCGAAGAGTTCCGCAATGCCATCCTGCTTGAAAGGGTGAACGGAAGCGGGACCTATCTTGATAAACCGGACTATGACTGGGCATTTGCCGTCGTAAGAAACTATTTTTATGCGGTCCACAAACACATCCGTCTGGAATCGCTGAGAATGTCTTCCTACGAACCGCTGGCCAATGCAGCGAAGAAAATCATGACAGAGCAGTATTACCATTTGATGCACTGGGATATTTGGTTCAAGCAGCTCTTAATGAGCACAGAAGATGCGAAGCACCGCATGCTGTCAGCAGTGGATAGAGTATGGAGAGATTTTGGCGGAGTACTTACGCTGGGTCCATTTTATGGAGAGATCGTAAAAGCTGGATTAATAGAAGATGAACCGCTTCTGAAGAAACGGTGGCTTAACAGGATTGAGAAAGTATTCTCGGAAACCGGAATAACAGTACCAGGTGAGCCGCTGATTGAAAGCGGAAACGGCCGGAAAGGCGAGCATACGCCTGACCTTGCTGAAGCCCTTTCCACTCTTTCAGAAGTGTATGCCACTAACCCGGCTTCCGGCTGGTAA